Proteins co-encoded in one Bacillus sp. FSL H8-0547 genomic window:
- a CDS encoding glycosyltransferase, with product MNILMLLYKDIPYDARVKREALALAEAGHNVYLACVREFQEQDPFLHTNIHLMRLPISVKSMKAAISGTNQGQAPKRSGLKRAVVRAARLPLVKILKDYMAYYEFYKKVKSKVGDLKIDAVHCHDLNTLWQGSMLAKDFSAKLIYDAHEIFNEMAGRNELDRFVGYKMEKHLFRKIDRLVTVNPYLRDYLFERNGEKPCVLIQNIPLFSEEMLAGNKPIDWNYPFREEDTVLLYQGGFSPYRGLDLILKTMAELPESFKLVMIGSGILKEELMRLAESLGLSDRVFFHDQVPSEDLFYYTRKADIGLVMYEKVSKNNYYSTPNKMFEYLQAGVPAVSSNHPGKSVVIDEYRTGVLAEETTEGIKAGIMKVKNNYEYYRQNCLQARRVLTWEAESRKLAEMYNNL from the coding sequence ATGAACATCCTCATGCTGCTGTATAAGGATATTCCTTATGATGCCAGAGTAAAAAGGGAGGCCCTGGCTCTTGCGGAAGCGGGACATAACGTTTACCTTGCCTGCGTCCGCGAGTTTCAGGAGCAGGACCCTTTTCTACATACCAATATTCATCTGATGCGTCTCCCTATTTCTGTTAAAAGCATGAAGGCGGCCATTTCGGGTACAAATCAGGGACAGGCGCCGAAACGGTCGGGTCTGAAACGTGCAGTCGTACGGGCTGCCAGACTGCCCTTAGTCAAAATACTGAAAGATTACATGGCGTATTATGAGTTTTATAAAAAAGTAAAAAGCAAAGTGGGAGACCTTAAAATAGATGCTGTTCACTGTCATGACCTGAATACGCTATGGCAGGGCAGCATGCTTGCAAAGGATTTCTCCGCTAAGCTGATTTATGATGCCCATGAAATTTTCAATGAAATGGCAGGCCGCAATGAGCTTGACCGCTTTGTCGGCTATAAGATGGAAAAGCATCTTTTCCGGAAAATAGACAGGCTTGTGACGGTGAATCCGTATTTGAGAGATTATTTGTTTGAACGCAACGGAGAAAAGCCATGCGTGCTCATTCAAAATATCCCGCTTTTTTCTGAAGAGATGCTGGCCGGCAATAAGCCGATTGACTGGAATTATCCCTTCAGAGAAGAAGATACGGTACTGCTTTATCAGGGCGGTTTTTCTCCATACCGCGGCCTTGATCTGATTCTTAAAACAATGGCTGAACTGCCTGAGAGCTTTAAGCTCGTCATGATCGGCTCCGGCATACTTAAAGAGGAACTGATGAGGCTTGCTGAGTCTCTCGGCTTATCAGACCGTGTGTTTTTTCATGACCAGGTGCCGTCAGAGGATCTCTTCTATTACACTCGGAAGGCGGATATTGGCCTTGTGATGTATGAGAAAGTTTCAAAAAACAACTATTACTCCACACCGAACAAAATGTTTGAATATCTGCAGGCCGGCGTTCCTGCTGTTTCTTCTAACCATCCCGGTAAATCGGTCGTAATCGATGAGTACAGGACAGGTGTTCTTGCTGAAGAAACAACAGAAGGCATCAAGGCCGGGATCATGAAAGTGAAGAACAATTACGAGTACTACCGGCAAAACTGCCTGCAGGCAAGGAGAGTTTTAACCTGGGAAGCAGAAAGCAGAAAGCTTGCTGAGATGTATAATAATCTGTGA
- the wecB gene encoding UDP-N-acetylglucosamine 2-epimerase (non-hydrolyzing): protein MDRKLKVMTIFGTRPEAIKMAPLVLELEKYPDEIDSIVTVTAQHRQMLDQVLELFEVKPDHDLNIMKDRQTLTGVTTKALEGLDEVMKEVKPDLVLVHGDTTTTFVASLAAFYNQIAVGHVEAGLRTWNKYSPFPEEVNRQITGVIADLHFAPTNKAEQNLLQENKKGETIYITGNTAIDALKTTVKEEYTHEVLEKVGSDRMILLTAHRRENLGQPMRNMFRAIKRLITEHEDVQVVYPVHLNPAVREVADEVLGNDPRIHLIEPLGVYDFHNFAAKAHIILTDSGGVQEEAPSLGVPVLVLRDTTERPEGIEAGTLKLAGTEEETIYQLAYELLNDKERYEAMSKASNPYGDGEASRRIVEAILHHFEKRSDKPVPFEV from the coding sequence ATGGACCGCAAATTAAAAGTCATGACAATCTTCGGGACAAGACCGGAAGCGATCAAAATGGCGCCGCTTGTACTGGAGCTTGAAAAATATCCGGATGAAATTGATTCGATTGTTACGGTAACGGCCCAGCACCGTCAAATGCTTGATCAGGTTCTGGAATTGTTTGAAGTCAAACCGGATCACGACCTGAACATTATGAAGGACCGCCAGACTCTTACCGGTGTTACGACAAAGGCGCTTGAAGGCCTTGATGAAGTCATGAAAGAAGTGAAGCCTGATCTTGTTCTTGTGCACGGCGACACAACCACTACGTTTGTCGCAAGCTTAGCAGCATTCTACAACCAGATTGCTGTAGGACACGTTGAAGCAGGGCTCAGAACGTGGAACAAGTATTCTCCGTTCCCTGAAGAAGTGAACCGCCAGATCACAGGCGTTATTGCTGATCTTCATTTCGCGCCGACAAACAAAGCGGAGCAAAACCTGCTTCAGGAAAATAAGAAGGGCGAAACGATCTACATAACTGGAAACACAGCGATTGATGCACTGAAAACAACGGTAAAAGAAGAATACACGCATGAAGTCCTTGAAAAAGTGGGATCTGACCGCATGATTCTTTTAACAGCACACAGACGGGAAAATCTTGGCCAGCCGATGAGAAACATGTTCCGTGCGATTAAACGCCTGATTACAGAGCATGAAGATGTTCAGGTTGTATACCCTGTTCACTTAAATCCTGCAGTGCGCGAGGTTGCGGATGAGGTGCTTGGAAATGATCCTCGCATTCACTTGATTGAGCCGCTTGGCGTCTATGATTTCCATAACTTTGCAGCTAAAGCTCACATCATTTTGACAGATTCAGGCGGCGTGCAGGAGGAGGCTCCTTCACTTGGAGTTCCTGTTCTAGTATTGCGCGACACAACTGAGCGCCCTGAAGGTATTGAAGCAGGCACACTGAAGCTTGCAGGTACAGAAGAAGAAACCATTTATCAGCTTGCCTATGAGCTGCTGAACGATAAAGAACGCTATGAGGCGATGTCTAAGGCATCCAACCCATATGGCGACGGCGAAGCTTCTAGACGAATTGTGGAAGCGATTCTGCATCATTTCGAGAAGCGCAGCGATAAGCCTGTTCCATTTGAAGTGTAA
- a CDS encoding glycosyltransferase family 4 protein, which produces MRIIYITQHFPPEIGAAQGRAFDMSTNLSNLGHDLHVLTAFPKPSSTLFSKEKVNKLSVYRSFQIRDTKKSSIRRLANYLSFMVSSIFSGFRVRKPDIVYATSPQLFQGVTGYILSRIHRTKFVFEVRDLWVDFAEILGQFKNKRLLDLARKLERFIYNRADLIVVVTHGYKDRLIGMGISADKIIVIPNGVNPPSLEAPAHAHDVKKDLGIENQFLVLYTGNIGAAQGLQTIIEAADKLKHDPSVCFLFIGEGVEKEPLTEKAASMGLTNVRFLEGKRKEDLASYYESADLGIVSLKKHPLFEITIPSKIFDYMSVSLPVLIGVEGEAKEIVEANGAGFPFEPENADDFIRALKLAQSQPERLLTMKKGLRGHLLQSFNRETQAKELSDALQKLQK; this is translated from the coding sequence ATGCGAATTATTTACATTACACAGCACTTTCCGCCTGAAATAGGTGCAGCTCAGGGACGTGCATTTGATATGAGCACAAACCTTTCAAACTTGGGCCATGATCTGCATGTGCTGACGGCCTTTCCAAAGCCATCCTCAACATTATTCAGCAAAGAGAAGGTAAATAAACTGTCTGTTTACCGATCTTTTCAAATACGTGATACGAAAAAGAGCTCCATACGCCGGCTCGCCAACTATTTATCCTTTATGGTATCGAGCATTTTCAGCGGTTTCAGAGTCAGAAAGCCGGATATTGTATATGCGACCTCCCCTCAGCTTTTCCAGGGTGTGACGGGATATATACTGAGCAGGATCCACAGAACAAAGTTCGTCTTTGAAGTCCGCGATTTATGGGTCGACTTCGCTGAGATTCTCGGCCAGTTCAAAAACAAGCGCCTGCTGGACCTTGCAAGAAAGCTTGAAAGGTTCATTTATAATAGAGCGGATTTGATTGTTGTCGTGACGCACGGCTACAAAGACCGTCTGATTGGCATGGGTATTTCAGCCGATAAAATCATCGTGATTCCAAACGGCGTCAACCCGCCGTCACTTGAAGCTCCCGCGCATGCACATGATGTAAAAAAAGATCTTGGCATCGAAAATCAGTTCCTTGTCCTCTACACTGGAAATATCGGTGCTGCCCAAGGTCTTCAAACCATCATTGAAGCAGCAGACAAGCTTAAACATGACCCAAGTGTCTGTTTCCTTTTCATCGGGGAAGGCGTTGAAAAAGAACCCTTAACAGAAAAGGCCGCTTCGATGGGACTGACAAATGTACGTTTTCTTGAGGGCAAACGAAAAGAGGATCTTGCCTCCTACTACGAAAGTGCGGACCTTGGCATCGTCAGCCTGAAAAAACATCCGCTGTTTGAAATTACAATTCCATCAAAGATATTTGATTATATGTCCGTCTCGCTGCCTGTCCTGATTGGCGTGGAAGGTGAGGCAAAGGAAATCGTTGAAGCAAATGGGGCCGGCTTCCCATTTGAGCCTGAAAACGCAGATGACTTTATCCGCGCTTTAAAGCTTGCTCAAAGTCAGCCTGAACGTCTCCTGACCATGAAAAAAGGACTGCGCGGCCACCTGCTTCAGTCGTTTAACCGGGAAACGCAGGCAAAGGAGCTGTCTGATGCTCTTCAAAAGCTGCAGAAATGA
- a CDS encoding glycosyltransferase family 4 protein, protein MKKICVITSVHQAYDGRIYHKQCKSLQKAGYDVTLVAPKPDAVLDDSIKIVPVEKPKSELKRFLHTLTVMKTARKTGADLYHFHDPELIPAGTLLRIMTGKPVIFDAHEHYPNAIMSKKYLKRWLKKPVRFAYEMIEKICLPILSGVIYTTDEVGERYQKYRSCKIENYPLTDMFSVRHDSQKDRSLVLYLGGITPIRGIRQMTEAFIMTADKHPDAAFLFVGRFESEAFEREIKEMVEKSGHSDRITFAGSVPYSEIESYLSRASIGVIPYLPEPNHLVCLPNKLFEYMAAGIAVVASDFPHYRKVVENSNSGRLVDPESPSAIAGALSALLENPGQAESFGWNGRKSFETVYNWESEEKKLTAFYRKLLK, encoded by the coding sequence ATGAAGAAAATATGTGTCATCACCTCTGTCCACCAGGCGTATGACGGACGCATTTACCATAAACAATGCAAGTCGCTGCAGAAGGCGGGTTATGATGTGACGCTTGTCGCGCCAAAACCTGATGCTGTTCTGGATGATTCCATTAAAATAGTGCCCGTCGAAAAGCCGAAATCAGAGCTTAAACGGTTTTTACATACACTGACGGTTATGAAAACGGCCAGAAAAACGGGTGCGGATCTCTATCATTTTCATGACCCTGAGCTGATCCCTGCGGGTACACTGCTGCGCATCATGACAGGCAAGCCCGTCATTTTTGATGCACATGAGCACTATCCGAATGCCATCATGAGCAAGAAATATTTAAAACGCTGGCTTAAGAAGCCGGTGCGGTTTGCGTATGAGATGATCGAAAAAATCTGCCTTCCGATTTTATCCGGCGTGATTTATACAACGGATGAGGTAGGGGAGAGATATCAAAAATACCGGTCATGCAAAATTGAAAATTATCCGCTGACAGATATGTTCAGCGTCCGTCATGATAGCCAAAAGGACCGCAGCCTTGTTTTATATCTTGGAGGGATAACGCCAATCCGGGGGATCAGGCAGATGACGGAGGCGTTCATCATGACGGCGGACAAGCATCCTGATGCAGCCTTTCTATTTGTAGGGAGATTTGAATCAGAAGCGTTTGAAAGAGAGATCAAGGAAATGGTTGAGAAAAGCGGGCATTCTGACCGAATCACATTTGCCGGAAGCGTGCCTTACTCTGAGATCGAATCGTATTTGTCCAGAGCATCCATTGGCGTAATTCCTTATCTGCCTGAGCCCAATCATTTAGTCTGTCTGCCAAATAAACTGTTTGAATATATGGCAGCTGGAATAGCGGTAGTGGCTTCTGATTTTCCGCACTACAGAAAAGTAGTGGAGAACTCAAACAGCGGACGGCTCGTTGACCCTGAGAGTCCCTCGGCAATTGCCGGTGCGCTTTCCGCCCTGCTTGAGAATCCCGGACAGGCAGAAAGTTTTGGTTGGAACGGCCGAAAAAGTTTCGAAACCGTCTATAATTGGGAATCAGAAGAGAAGAAACTGACAGCGTTTTACCGGAAGCTCCTGAAGTAG
- a CDS encoding MraY family glycosyltransferase, with protein sequence MLDYSNYIIAFIVSFIVAVSITPLIKKLAIKMGAVDKPDSRKIHQGLMPRMGGLAIFIGTAAGFLYLKPESMYMNEVIIGAFIIVLVGILDDRFTLKAKYKLIGQLAAAGVVVSSGLLINKITLPFFGLIYLDYWSYPVTILWIVGVTNAINLIDGLDGLAAGVSSIAMTSILIMAFTNFQFAVVSLCVILIGSSLGFLVHNFYPAKIFMGDTGALFLGYSIAILSTMGLFKNITLFGFIIPIIVLAIPIFDTLFAIVRRLVNKQNIAAPDKLHLHYCLVDLGFSHRKSVLLIYFFSACFGLSAIIFSNATMWMALFIMMILLLFIQIAAELVGLIGEGHKPLINAFRKLTAKPQKDN encoded by the coding sequence ATGTTAGATTATTCTAATTATATTATAGCTTTTATAGTTTCTTTTATAGTGGCTGTATCGATCACACCACTTATTAAAAAACTTGCAATAAAAATGGGTGCAGTTGATAAGCCCGACAGTCGAAAAATCCATCAGGGCCTGATGCCGAGGATGGGCGGTCTTGCAATCTTTATCGGAACCGCTGCAGGCTTCCTTTATCTTAAGCCCGAATCCATGTATATGAATGAAGTCATCATCGGCGCGTTCATCATTGTTCTTGTCGGTATTTTAGATGACCGTTTTACGCTTAAAGCGAAATATAAGCTTATCGGACAGCTGGCAGCTGCCGGAGTTGTCGTATCATCAGGTTTGCTGATCAACAAAATCACGCTTCCGTTTTTCGGGCTCATTTACCTTGATTACTGGAGCTATCCTGTCACGATTCTCTGGATTGTTGGGGTAACCAATGCGATCAATTTGATCGACGGACTGGACGGGCTTGCTGCAGGTGTTTCATCCATTGCGATGACAAGCATCCTGATTATGGCCTTTACAAACTTTCAATTTGCGGTTGTGTCGCTGTGCGTCATTCTAATCGGAAGCTCGCTTGGCTTTCTGGTGCACAACTTCTATCCGGCCAAAATCTTCATGGGAGATACCGGGGCGCTGTTTTTAGGCTACTCGATCGCCATACTCTCCACGATGGGATTGTTTAAAAACATCACGTTGTTCGGTTTTATTATCCCGATCATTGTTTTGGCTATACCTATTTTCGACACGCTATTCGCGATTGTCAGAAGGCTTGTGAACAAGCAGAATATTGCTGCGCCTGACAAGCTTCACCTGCATTACTGTCTGGTCGATCTTGGCTTCAGCCACAGAAAATCGGTTCTGCTTATTTACTTCTTCAGCGCATGCTTTGGTCTATCTGCCATCATCTTCTCTAATGCAACGATGTGGATGGCGCTATTCATCATGATGATTCTGCTTCTGTTCATTCAAATTGCAGCAGAGCTTGTCGGCCTGATTGGCGAAGGTCATAAGCCGCTTATCAATGCCTTCAGAAAACTGACGGCAAAGCCTCAAAAAGACAATTAA
- a CDS encoding LCP family protein, producing the protein MNRQEVKKIKKKKKKSIFKRILFLFFILFLAVGGYAGYVFYQTYQAANNSYDDLGRDKSKLRDEAVTISNDPVSILLLGVEDYSSGGKGGRADTLMVATFNPKDQTMKLLSLPRDTRVNIPGKESKRKINSAYSSGGKELTIETVEDFLDIPIDYYATVNFEGFKNIIDIVGGITVDVPFDFEQNSDDPKAEVLEFKEGPMEMDGRYALAYARMRMADPNNDIGRNERQQQVVKEVINEIVSAGTLLKVDQLTNEVGENVETNMRMSELLGFYKKYNNFNTNKIETVKLEGVGEYIGNAAYWIPDDTSLANTQIELKKHLELETDNDTLSSTNE; encoded by the coding sequence ATGAATAGGCAAGAAGTAAAGAAAATAAAGAAAAAGAAGAAGAAAAGTATTTTTAAACGCATCTTATTTTTGTTCTTCATCCTCTTTTTAGCTGTAGGAGGATATGCCGGCTACGTGTTCTACCAAACCTATCAGGCAGCAAACAATTCCTACGATGATCTCGGCAGGGATAAATCGAAGCTCCGCGATGAAGCCGTTACCATATCAAATGATCCGGTTTCGATCCTTCTTCTCGGCGTTGAGGATTATTCAAGCGGCGGAAAAGGCGGCCGTGCAGATACACTGATGGTCGCAACCTTTAACCCAAAGGATCAGACGATGAAGCTGCTTAGTCTTCCCCGCGACACACGCGTAAACATTCCGGGAAAAGAATCAAAGCGTAAAATTAACTCAGCCTACTCCTCCGGCGGAAAAGAGCTGACGATTGAAACAGTAGAGGATTTCCTTGATATCCCGATTGATTATTATGCAACCGTAAACTTTGAAGGTTTTAAAAACATCATTGATATCGTCGGCGGCATCACCGTTGATGTTCCGTTTGATTTTGAACAGAACAGTGATGATCCTAAAGCTGAAGTGCTCGAATTCAAAGAAGGCCCTATGGAGATGGACGGACGGTACGCTCTTGCTTATGCCCGGATGAGAATGGCGGATCCAAACAATGATATCGGCCGAAACGAAAGACAGCAGCAGGTCGTGAAAGAAGTCATCAATGAAATAGTTTCTGCAGGTACCCTGCTGAAGGTTGATCAGCTGACAAACGAAGTTGGGGAAAATGTTGAGACGAACATGAGAATGTCTGAGCTTCTCGGCTTTTACAAGAAATACAACAATTTCAACACCAATAAAATTGAGACGGTTAAACTTGAAGGCGTCGGCGAATACATCGGAAATGCCGCCTATTGGATTCCGGATGATACAAGTCTTGCCAATACTCAGATTGAGCTCAAAAAACACCTTGAGCTTGAAACAGATAACGATACACTCAGCAGTACAAACGAATAG
- a CDS encoding YigZ family protein: MLSHYYTVKGYGEHEISIQKSRFICYLTRAETEEEAQAFIQEIKKKHWDAAHNCSAYLIGEQDHIQKANDDGEPSGTAGVPILEVLKKRQLKDTVAVVTRYFGGIKLGAGGLIRAYGSSVSEALNEIGIVERKLTRVMHTKIDYTWLGKVENELRNSRFQLKEIHYLDTVEVETYTDEGQKEAFTEWMTELTNGQGEITEGRQLYLEQPKI, encoded by the coding sequence ATGCTTTCACACTATTATACCGTAAAAGGATACGGAGAGCATGAAATATCCATACAGAAATCCCGTTTTATTTGTTATCTTACCCGTGCTGAAACAGAAGAAGAGGCACAGGCCTTCATCCAGGAAATTAAAAAGAAGCACTGGGACGCAGCGCACAACTGTTCCGCCTATCTGATCGGGGAACAGGATCACATCCAAAAGGCAAACGATGACGGAGAACCAAGCGGGACAGCAGGAGTGCCCATCCTTGAAGTTCTGAAAAAAAGGCAGCTGAAAGATACAGTCGCAGTCGTGACGCGTTATTTCGGCGGCATCAAGCTCGGCGCAGGCGGTCTGATCCGCGCATACGGAAGCTCGGTATCAGAGGCGTTAAATGAAATCGGCATTGTGGAGCGTAAGTTGACCCGTGTGATGCATACTAAGATTGATTATACATGGCTCGGAAAAGTGGAGAACGAACTGAGAAACTCCAGATTTCAGCTCAAAGAGATCCACTACCTTGATACCGTTGAGGTTGAGACCTACACAGACGAGGGCCAGAAAGAAGCATTTACAGAATGGATGACTGAGCTGACAAACGGCCAGGGAGAAATTACAGAAGGCCGGCAGCTTTACTTAGAACAGCCAAAAATTTAA
- a CDS encoding sensor histidine kinase — MDSKKLDCKVLDQILDKMVKTVDGSKGEIFKIGEQSRHQYESLVEELKQIKIQVNDVIEQGDKLEVHARFARKRLSEVSKHFKQFSEEEIREAYEKAHKLQVELTMLQQKEKQLRDRRDDLERRLLGLQETIERAEVLVSQITVVLNYLHQDLRQVGLLIEDAQQRQDFGLRIIEAQEEERKRVSREIHDGPAQMLANVMMRSELIERIFRERGSEEGFKEIRSLRQNVRNALYEVRRIIYDLRPMALDDLGLIPTLRKYLYTIEEYNGKTRILFSSLGEFEENRLPPRFEVALFRLAQEAVTNALKHAEAREIQVKVEVNQNNIVLMIKDNGKGFDTRDTIQNQKKSFGLLGMRERVELLNGRMTIDSKIGLGTFIMIQVPLNV; from the coding sequence GTGGACTCCAAAAAGCTCGACTGCAAAGTGCTCGATCAGATTCTGGATAAAATGGTAAAAACCGTGGACGGCAGCAAAGGCGAGATCTTTAAGATCGGCGAACAGTCCCGCCATCAATACGAATCGCTCGTCGAAGAGTTAAAGCAAATCAAAATACAGGTGAATGATGTCATTGAGCAGGGGGACAAGCTTGAGGTGCATGCGAGATTCGCCAGAAAGCGCCTCTCAGAGGTCAGCAAGCACTTCAAGCAGTTCAGCGAAGAGGAAATTCGGGAGGCGTATGAGAAGGCCCACAAGCTTCAGGTGGAGCTGACGATGCTGCAGCAGAAGGAAAAGCAGCTTAGAGACCGCCGTGATGACCTTGAGAGAAGGCTGCTCGGCCTTCAGGAGACGATTGAACGCGCTGAGGTGCTTGTCAGCCAGATTACCGTCGTCCTGAACTATCTGCATCAGGATCTGCGGCAGGTTGGCCTGCTCATTGAAGATGCCCAGCAGAGGCAGGATTTTGGCCTCAGAATTATTGAAGCGCAGGAAGAAGAGCGTAAGCGCGTTTCGCGTGAGATTCACGACGGGCCTGCACAGATGCTTGCAAATGTGATGATGCGCTCTGAATTAATTGAGCGGATTTTCAGAGAGCGCGGTTCTGAAGAGGGATTCAAGGAAATCCGCTCTTTGAGGCAGAATGTCCGGAATGCCCTTTATGAGGTGCGCCGCATCATCTATGACCTGAGACCAATGGCCCTGGATGACCTTGGCCTGATTCCGACGCTCAGGAAGTATCTGTATACGATTGAGGAGTATAACGGGAAAACACGAATCCTGTTCTCGAGCCTTGGAGAATTTGAGGAAAACCGGCTGCCTCCGCGGTTTGAGGTTGCGCTGTTCCGCCTTGCCCAGGAGGCTGTGACAAATGCCCTCAAGCATGCTGAGGCCCGCGAGATACAGGTGAAAGTCGAAGTGAATCAGAATAATATTGTCCTCATGATCAAAGATAATGGAAAAGGCTTTGATACGAGGGATACCATTCAAAATCAGAAAAAGTCATTCGGATTGCTCGGCATGAGGGAGCGGGTGGAGCTCCTGAACGGAAGAATGACCATTGATTCGAAAATAGGTCTTGGGACATTCATTATGATACAGGTGCCTCTTAACGTCTGA
- a CDS encoding response regulator transcription factor: MKTRIAIIDDHQLFREGVKRILDFEPSFEVVSEGDDGEDALSIVEDSKPDVVIMDINMPKVNGVEATKQLVEANPETKVIILSIHDDENYVTHALKTGARGYLLKEMDADTLIEAVKVVSDGGSYLHPKVTHNLVNEFRRLATSGSGGGTATIATEIRRPLHILTRRECEVLQMLADGKSNRGIGEALFISEKTVKNHVSNILQKMNVNDRTQAVVVAIKNGWVEVR; encoded by the coding sequence ATGAAGACAAGAATTGCAATTATAGACGATCACCAATTATTCCGGGAAGGCGTTAAGCGGATCCTGGATTTTGAACCAAGCTTTGAAGTTGTATCAGAAGGCGATGACGGAGAGGATGCTCTTTCAATCGTTGAAGACAGCAAGCCTGATGTCGTCATCATGGACATCAACATGCCGAAAGTAAACGGCGTGGAAGCAACAAAGCAGCTTGTAGAAGCAAATCCTGAAACGAAAGTCATTATTCTATCCATTCATGATGACGAAAACTATGTCACTCATGCGCTGAAAACGGGGGCACGCGGCTACCTGCTGAAGGAAATGGATGCAGATACGCTGATTGAAGCGGTTAAAGTTGTTTCTGACGGCGGTTCTTACCTGCACCCTAAAGTCACTCACAACCTTGTGAATGAATTCAGACGCCTCGCGACAAGCGGTTCAGGCGGAGGCACGGCCACAATCGCAACGGAAATTCGGCGTCCATTACATATCCTGACGCGCCGAGAGTGTGAAGTGCTGCAGATGCTTGCTGACGGCAAAAGCAACCGCGGCATCGGCGAAGCTCTTTTCATCAGTGAAAAGACCGTTAAAAACCACGTAAGCAACATTCTTCAGAAAATGAACGTTAATGACCGTACACAAGCTGTAGTCGTTGCCATCAAAAACGGCTGGGTGGAAGTGCGATAG
- a CDS encoding DegV family protein, with product MKTAIVTDSTAYIPKETRERLNIHMIPLSVIFGGEVYQEEVEITAAEFYEEVKSKGELPTTSQPPVGKFVELFQELSKEYDAVISVHLSSGISGTYNGAVTAGQMAESIKVYAFDSEVSCMVQGFYAIEAAEMAALGKTPEEIIERLNEVKQSISAYFMVDDLSHLQRGGRLSGAQALIGSLLQVKPILHFVDKLIVPFEKIRTRKKALNRIYDLFDEEASKGRPMRAVIIHANRPDEAESMKAELEAKYPHVEYSISYFGPVIGTHLGEGAMGLGWYTR from the coding sequence ATGAAAACGGCAATTGTTACGGACAGTACAGCTTATATACCGAAAGAAACCCGCGAGCGGCTGAACATCCATATGATTCCGCTCAGCGTTATTTTTGGCGGGGAAGTGTATCAGGAGGAAGTCGAAATAACGGCTGCCGAATTTTATGAGGAAGTCAAAAGCAAGGGCGAGCTCCCGACAACGTCACAGCCGCCCGTCGGAAAATTTGTCGAGCTGTTTCAGGAGCTTTCAAAAGAATATGACGCAGTGATCAGCGTTCACTTATCAAGCGGCATCAGCGGAACCTATAATGGAGCCGTCACTGCAGGACAAATGGCGGAAAGCATCAAGGTCTATGCGTTTGATTCAGAAGTCAGCTGCATGGTGCAGGGCTTTTACGCAATTGAAGCAGCAGAAATGGCAGCTCTGGGCAAAACGCCTGAGGAAATTATCGAACGCTTAAACGAAGTGAAGCAATCAATCAGCGCCTATTTTATGGTGGATGATCTTTCCCACCTGCAGCGCGGAGGACGCTTGAGCGGTGCGCAGGCCCTGATTGGAAGCCTGCTACAAGTCAAACCTATTCTGCACTTTGTAGACAAACTCATCGTGCCATTTGAAAAAATCCGCACACGCAAAAAAGCGCTCAACCGCATCTATGACCTTTTTGACGAAGAGGCAAGCAAAGGCAGGCCGATGCGCGCTGTCATCATTCATGCAAACCGTCCTGATGAGGCAGAGAGCATGAAAGCAGAACTCGAAGCAAAATATCCCCACGTCGAATATTCCATCAGCTATTTCGGACCCGTTATCGGAACCCATTTGGGTGAAGGGGCTATGGGCCTTGGCTGGTATACGAGATAA